A part of Aspergillus flavus chromosome 5, complete sequence genomic DNA contains:
- a CDS encoding hydroxymethylglutaryl-CoA reductase: protein MATKPFQHLLHDKKHVIHAPEETSKVKVENCIGFVKVPVGIAGPLLVDGPNATNEQVYATLATTEATLVASCARGCKAFNACGGLQFDILGEGMSRAPVFKFPTPRHAIKFAKKVPELQSQFTTVAESTSRHLRLQKMVPHIVGSSVHLIISYYCGDASGQNMVTIATQKACQMLVSSQWVSEYGIVGFQLDGNMSSDKKPSWGNVKMTRGIEVMAWGTLTNSACEKILGTSSYNLYSTLLTGKEGGIRNGQFGCNANTSNIIAAIFIATGQDAACVAEGCWSHLVPEYDFDTKDLKISLYLPSLPVGVVGGGTAYETQNECLQIMKCLGPGMKGRFAGLIASFALALDVSTCSAVANHTFSQSHQRLARTSQQRTPKSNL from the coding sequence ATGGCCACCAAGCCATTccagcatcttcttcatgatAAAAAACACGTCATCCACGCCCCCGAAGAAACCTCCAAAGTCAAAGTCGAAAACTGCATTGGATTCGTCAAAGTCCCAGTCGGAATCGCGGGACCATTACTGGTCGACGGTCCCAATGCCACAAATGAGCAAGTCTACGCAACCCTAGCTACAACCGAGGCTACTCTAGTCGCTAGCTGTGCCCGAGGCTGCAAGGCTTTCAACGCCTGTGGAGGTCTCCAGTTCGACATCCTCGGAGAGGGCATGTCTCGGGCACCTGTGTTCAAATTTCCAACCCCTCGACACGCTATCAAATTCGCCAAAAAAGTCCCTGAGCTACAGAGCCAATTCACCACCGTCGCGGAGTCGACCAGCAGACACCTACGCCTTCAAAAGATGGTTCCGCACATTGTAGGGTCTAGCGTACACCTGATCATCAGTTACTACTGCGGCGACGCTTCCGGTCAGAACATGGTGACGATAGCGACGCAGAAGGCCTGCCAAATGCTGGTCTCTTCGCAGTGGGTTTCAGAGTATGGAATCGTCGGTTTCCAACTTGATGGGAACATGTCATCTGATAAAAAGCCGTCGTGGGGCAACGTCAAGATGACTCGAGGTATAGAGGTCATGGCTTGGGGCACGCTTACCAATTCCGCCTGCGAGAAGATTCTCGGCACATCGTCTTATAACTTATATTCTACCCTTCTAACAGGTAAAGAAGGCGGCATCCGCAACGGGCAATTTGGCTGTAATGCCAATACGTCCAATATTATTGCGGCTATCTTCATCGCGACGGGGCAAGATGCTGCTTGCGTTGCGGAAGGGTGTTGGAGTCATCTCGTTCCGGAGTATGACTTTGATACGAAAGATTTGAAGATCTCCCTGTACTTGCCTTCTTTGCCTGTTGgtgtggttggtggtggaacAGCTTATGAGACGCAGAATGAGTGCCTCCAGATTATGAAGTGCTTAGGGCCAGGCATGAAGGGGCGGTTTGCTGGGCTGATTGCGTCTTTTGCGTTGGCGCTAGATGTCAGTACTTGCAGTGCTGTTGCCAACCATACTTTCTCGCAGAGCCATCAAAGGTTGGCTCGTACATCGCAGCAGCGAACACCGAAATCCAACCTGTGA
- a CDS encoding mitogen-activated protein kinase mpkC — MAEFNRSEVLGSVFDTTNRYVNVRPVGLGAFSLVCSAYDLVRGQAVAIKKLLNPFATTANAKQTYREIKLLKQLRHENLIGLCDVFISPRTDVYLVTELLSTDLARLLEAGPLEPQFVQYFAYQILRGLKYLHSAGVVHRDIKPSNLVIDENCDLKICDFGLSRPQDHRMTGYVSTRYYRAPEVMLTWQRYGVEVDIWSAGCVIAEMFNGKPLFPGQDPINQFYLILDVLGNPSDKFISRICTTNTVEIIRSLERREPRPLQSVIQNLDDSARSLLERMLTLDPQERISAEEALQHPYMKMYHDPTDEPIAEERFDWMFNGGEFDKEMLKEMIFMEVLHFHQSACLAMSPMGLKEPTIPQFSETESFLNPDSYVNWTPCL, encoded by the exons ATGGCAGAATTCAATCGATCAGAGGTATTGGGATCTGTGTTTGACACTACCAACAG ATATGTTAACGTACGGCCGGTGGGCCTGGGCGCCTTTAGCCTTGTTTG TTCCGCGTATGACCTAGTAAGGGGCCAAGCGGTGGCGATCAAAAAGCTATTGAACCCCTTTGCCACGACAGCCAACGCTAAACAAACCTATCGGGAGATTAAGCTGTTAAAGCAGTTACGACATGAAAAT CTCATCGGCTTGTGCGATGTCTTTATCTCTCCCCGAACAGATGT ATACCTAGTAACCGAGCTCCTTTCAACTGATCTCGCCCGCCTTCTGGAGGCTGGACCCCTTGAGCCACAGTTCGTACAGTATTTCGCCTATCAGATACTG CGTGGTTTGAAATACCTACATTCTGCAGGTGTTGTTCACAGGGATATAAAACCCAGTAACCTGGTTATCGATGAGAATTGCGACTTGAAAATATGTGATTTCGGTCTCTCCAGGCCCCAGGATCATCGCATGACTGGCTATGTCTCAACACGGTATTACCGTGCACCGGAGGTCATGCTTACATGGCAAAGGTACGGTGTAGAGGTGGACATTTGGAGTGCAGGGTGTGTTATTGCGGAGATGTTCAACGGAAAGCCTTTATTTCCAGGACAAGACCCCATTAACCAGTTTTACTTGATCCTGGACGTCTTGGGAAACCCATCTGATAAATTTATCTCTCGGATATGTACCACGAAT ACAGTGGAGATCATCAGGTCACTGGAACGGAGAGAGCCACGTCCCTTGCAAAGCGTTATTCAGAATCTAGATGATTCTG CCAGGAGTTTGCTTGAGAGAATGCTCACGCTGGACCCACAAGAACGAATCTCGGCCGAGGAAGCCCTACAACACCCCTATATGAAAATGTATCACGACCCGACCGATGAACCAATAGCCGAGGAAAGGTTCGACTGGATGTTCAACGGTGGTGAATTTGACAAGGAGATGCTTAAAGAGATGAT ATTCATGGAGGTGCTCCACTTTCATCAAAGTGCGTGCCTGGCAATGTCGCCGATGGGTCTCAAAGAACCCACTATCCCACAATTCTCGGAAACCGAGTCATTCCTGAACCCCGATTCTTACGTCAATTGGACTCCTTGTCTATGA